One Clavelina lepadiformis chromosome 1, kaClaLepa1.1, whole genome shotgun sequence genomic region harbors:
- the LOC143464696 gene encoding uncharacterized protein LOC143464696: protein MAAEYRVNKESESNPNTSTSIEILLKAVEASSTNQASFTSLQIEQNSTHNQHHLLDEGEKVLQAFKGLEAVNSSVPVTPTNSEYGSHASFPYQVQANETCASDNISESDAFITVEEGVEVVIEDDGPNTRLAKLLSTSPKEWTEDGVFAWMQYVINQFSLDAATLKNLHINGRELCMFSQGEFEEKVPHGVVLWAHLQLLNAAQKQTTEKEAPMLEKSNAEIEASLESDAKTALEASQYTHDDSLISVQMTKPKRQNTERSYQSCTTRPCNSGNSYFLWEFLLALLQDPITCPRYIRWVDVDRGIFKITDSRMVSWLWGQHKKKPEMNYETMGRALRYYYQKGIMRKVDGHRLMYQFRELPKSMNVIEKGIIEIGPDGKVSPIELDEEGWPEIPSSRLKSLCVPSIPPLSEGAPALAKLLQSVDSVTSRSELHKAPARVTQAKIHPKLIHVTPDGIVMGVALGPASHFQASGATSLLQVENEPGEPTLLLTCDAQNIVVPSSEVQFVSNYVVGPTQIKGEVVTVVSDNNQSPSVQELIANTDITSSLSAQKRILTELTCAETLPHDNLCLFSQAHVPKHKCRLMVANQVTEAYLPIPDDNGRKRVHPTSTWVPEVGYVDQENCTMTPAMLETLRKATVHIRPAVASKAGAVPSPARLFLKNLPNTGGNAKIIALPPTIVRTPLKPTLRSWVKTSPACTGTDSAGSNLFQRPQVTVEIEGGSEEEMELAGEEESSLPSRDRTVPADSQSSDESSGQDGSDLVTLPLSTTASGRHVLTFPKSVLDKAGVDVNTSLSADQSVSYIVTVSGDQIILTPEALVHQPEASRAQEVSSSNITNTSGALQPTTG, encoded by the exons AGGCGGTTAACTCTTCAGTTCCTGTTACACCTACCAATTCTGAGTATGGCAGTCATGCTTCTTTTCCATATCAAGTACAAGCAAAT GAAACATGTGCAAGTGATAATATTTCAGAATCTGATGCATTTATAACTGTCGAAGAGGGAGTTGAAGTTGTAATTGAAGACGATGGTCCAAATACAAGGTTAGCAAAATTGCTTTCGACATCTCCCAAAGAATGGACAGAAGATGGGGTGTTTGCCTGGATGCAATATGTTATTAATCAATTCAGTTTGGACGCTGCTACG TTAAAGAACTTGCATATCAATGGTCGTGAACTGTGCATGTTCAGTCAGGGTGAGTTTGAAGAGAAAGTGCCACACGGAGTTGTGCTTTGGGCCCATTTGCAGCTTTTAAATGCTGCCCAGAAACAAACAACTGAAAAGGAAGCACCAATGCTTGAGAAATCAAATG CTGAAATTGAGGCATCCTTAGAAAGTGATGCAAAAACTGCATTAGAGGCAAGTCAATACACCCATGATGACTCCTTGATATCTGTGCAAATGACAAAGCCAAAACGACAAAATACGGAAAGGTCATATCAGTCGTGCACAACAAGGCCTTGCAATAGTG GTAACTCTTATTTTTTGTGGGAATTTCTTCTTGCACTGCTCCAAGACCCCATCACATGTCCTCGATACATTCGTTGGGTGGATGTGGACAGaggaatttttaaaatcactGATTCAAGGATGGTGTCGTGGTTGTGGGGACAGCATAAGAAGAAGCCAGAAATGAACTACGAGACAATGGGGAGGGCGTTGAG ATATTACTATCAGAAGGGGATAATGCGAAAAGTTGATGGCCACCGTCTGATGTACCAATTTCGAGAGCTCCCGAAAAGCATGAATGTCATTGAAAAAGGCATCATTGAGATCGGTCCGGATGGAAAAGTCTCCCCTATAGAATTAGATGAGGAAGGTTGGCCAGAGATACCCAGCAGTCGGCTGAAGTCTCTTTGTGTTCCTAGCATCCCCCCACTTTCAGAAGGCGCCCCTGCCCTTGCAAAGTTGCTTCAGTCCGTTGACAGCGTCACATCTAGGAGCGAGCTACACAAAGCACCCGCAAGAGTCACCCAGGCAAAAATACACCCTAAACTGATCCATGTCACACCCGATGGTATCGTGATGGGTGTGGCACTCGGCCCTGCCAGTCATTTTCAAGCATCTGGAGCCACATCTCTTTTACAGGTTGAAAATGAACCTGGCGAGCCGACGCTGCTACTGACCTGTGATGCTCAAAACATCGTTGTACCCTCCAGCGAGGTTCAGTTTGTATCAAATTACGTGGTCGGCCCTACGCAGATAAAAGGAGAAGTTGTCACTGTTGTCAGCGACAACAACCAATCACCATCGGTCCAAGAGCTTATCGCAAATACGGACATTACGTCGAGTTTGTCAGCTCAAAAACGGATACTCACCGAGTTAACTTGCGCAGAAACCCTTCCTCATGATAATTTATGCCTCTTTTCTCAAGCTCACGTGCCCAAACACAAGTGCAGACTCATGGTAGCAAATCAAGTCACCGAAGCCTATCTACCTATCCCTGATGACAATGGACGAAAACGTGTACATCCGACTAGTACATGG GTACCGGAAGTTGGTTACGTCGATCAGGAAAACTGCACAATGACGCCGGCCATGCTAGAGACATTAAGGAAAGCCACTGTACACATACGACCCGCTGTG GCAAGCAAGGCCGGTGCAGTCCCATCACCAGCGAGGCTGTTTCTGAAAAATCTTCCAAACACCGGGGGAAACGCAAAAATTATCGCTCTTCCACCTACGATTGTCAGGACTCCTTTAAAACCCACTCTTAGAAGTTGGGTGAAGACGTCACCCGCCTGCACTGGAACCGATTCTGCTGGGTCGAATTTATTTCAACGCCCTCAAGTGACGGTTGAAATCGAAGGAGGATCTGAAGAAGAGATGGAATTGGCTGGGGAAGAGGAATCCTCGCTTCCCTCAAGAGATCGTACGGTTCCCGCCGACTCGCAATCGAGTGATGAAAGTTCGGGACAGGACGGCAGCGATCTCGTGACATTGCCACTTTCAACGACCGCGAGTGGGCGCCATGTCCTTACCTTTCCCAAATCGGTTTTAGATAAAGCCGGGGTAGACGTTAATACATCTTTGTCGGCCGATCAATCGGTGTCTTATATTGTCACGGTGTCGGGCGATCAAATTATACTGACACCAGAAGCATTAGTTCATCAACCCGAGGCAAGTAGAGCGCAAGAAGTATCTTCGTCAAATATCACCAACACTTCTGGTGCTCTCCAGCCTACCACTGGTTGA